The nucleotide window GCGCATGCCCAGAATACTGCTGGCACGGCGGTTCACCAGAATGACTTTACCATACTCATCCGTGGCTACCACACCATCACTCATATTGGTCAGAATGGAGGTCAGCTTCTCCTTCTCCTCTTCATTCTGCGAGAGTGCATCACGGAGCCTACTAGTCATATAGTTAAAAGCCCGACTGAGCTGACCAATCTCATCCGTGCCGAATACAGGTGTCTGCTGATCAAAGTTACCTTCTGCGACCGCTGTCGCTCTCCGGGTCACTTCCTTAATCGGCTGCGTGATCGTATGGGACAGGATCACGCCAAGCACCGCCGTTAACACCAAGGCAATCAGAATGCCGGAGATAAAGATTTTGTTGATTCCCTCCATCGTGGAATACAGCTCGTTCATGGATGCCGCGATGTAGACCGCGCCAATGATCTTGCCGCCGGACAGCACCGGCTTGGCGACGACCTTTTTGCGAACATTATCCTCGTCCACGATATATTCCTCATTGTCCCGAATGCCTTGCAGCGCACGGCTGACGACGGTCTGGGTGTTTTTGCGCCCGACATAGTCCGAATGTGAACTTAGCGAGGTCGTCAGTACTTTGCCGCTGGCATCCAGCACCTGAATCTCGGCACCGTTAATGTTGAACAGATTGTTCACCAGCACACGCAGATTTTCCGTTTTGTCCTCGCCAGCCTCTGCTTCTCCACCCGCCATCGTCTCCCCCACGAGAACCGATAGCATCTCCGCACGGGCCTGCAGATCTTCCGTAAAGTTGCTCGTCAGTGAGTTCTTCATCGCGCTCACAAAATAAACGCCGATCAATTGCATCGCAATCAGAATCAGCAGTACATAGATAATTATCAATTTCGCCTGAATCGTTCGGAAGAACGAGAATCGCGCGAATCGGCCCATTATATCCCCACGCTTTTGGCACTGCGCACGAGATAACCGAGCCCGCGGCGAGTCAGAATCGTTTCCGGTTTGCTCGGATTCTCCTCAATCTTCTCACGCAGACGACGGATCGTGACATCCACGGTACGTACATCGCCGAAATATTCATATCCCCATACTGCTTGCAGCAGATGTTCCCGTGTCATAACCTTGCCGGAATGCTTCGCCATATAATAGAGAAGTTCATATTCACGGTGGGTCAGATCGAGAGGTTCTCCGCCTTTGTAAGCCGTATACATGTCCATATCAAAAGCCAGATCAAAAAGTCTCATGACCTGCTTCTCTTCGTCTTCATGCGCTTCTGCCGTAATCGCAAGCTTTTGCCGTCTGCGCATCTGTGCCTTCACCCTTGCAAGCAGCTCACGCGTACTGAATGGCTTCGTCACGTAATCATCCGCACCCAATTCGAGCCCGAGCACCTTGTCGATCTCGCCATCTTTGGCGGTAAGCATGATGATCGGCATCTCCAGATGAGCGCGCACCTCACGGCAGACATCCATACCGTCCTTGCCCGGGAGCATCAGATCCAGCAGCATCAGATCCGGTTTCTCGGATAACGCCAGTTCAACCGCACGAATACCATCGAATGCACAGATGACCTCGTACCCCTCTTTTTCCAAATTAAACTTCAGAATGTCCGCGATGGGCTGTTCATCGTCCACCACCAAAATCTTCCCCTGCATCGGCTAAGTTCACCCCTATATCCTACTTAATCCGCGTTAGCGTCTATATCTCTCTTCTATGTTTAGCTTGTACCAAGCCTGCTTGATTTGGTTCTCTAGTTTGTTGTTTATACTCTCTAGTTTAACATACCTGAAGCACCGTCACATCCCGATCGGAGGGTTGGAAGGTCTTTCATCTGAAAATATTTTACAGCAGCAAAAAACAAGGCCAGCATCATAGCCAACCTTGCTCTCACTTTAGCTTATATTAGTTCAAATACGTCATTGGATTCTCCGCTGTGCCGTTCTTCAGGATCTCGAAGTGCAGATGGGTTCCAGTCGAGCGTCCTGTGTTGCCCATAACGCCGATGCTTTCCCCTTTTTCAACCACTTGTCCAACCTTCACACCGATGCTATCCAGATGACCATACAATGTTTCATATCCGTTACGATGGTTAATAATGATGACATTACCATAGCCACTCTTCTGTCCTGCAAAAGTAACCACGCCTTCGTCAGATGATTTCACATCCCGGTTACCTACCAGATCGACCCCTTTATGTTGACGACCCCAACGCTGTCCAAAGCTGCTGCTCATCGTTGCATTCGATACCGGCCAAGCAAATTCACCTGAGCCCTCACCAACGACTTTTGTTCCACTAAGAACCACTTCGGTTACGGCGACTTTGATCACTTCCTGGCCAAGCCACTCTTCCTGAACGACTTCACCATTTTCTTTCGTTATACGATACTGCATATTTTTCAGACCGCTTTGACCTGGACGCACGACTTTGGTTGTGCCTGCTTTCAGATCAGGACTTTTTCGAACTTCCACTTGCGGTTTAATCTCAATCTGTTCAACCACCTGCTCCACCGATTTAACCGTTACTGCTGGTTTAGGCACGGTCAGGGTCAGTTCGTCTCCAATTTGAAGCGATGTTTCCTTGATGCCCGGATTATGCTGGCGAATCTCACTTTGTGTAATTTCATACTTGGAAGCGATCGAAGAGATCGTATCTCCTTCACGAACCACATAAGTTACAGGCGCGTCTTTACCAACGGTTAACGCTTTAACCGCCTCGGACACATCCCATATTTTGTTTGGATCAGCCTTCACCACATCCGTCGCTACTTCTTCCTTGATACCTACCGACTTCAGGGTTGTACTCGGTCCCTCGTCTTTCTTCGAGGAGTTAGCCGATACCGACTTCGTCTTTAGCGAACTTCGCACTGCCGATGCCGATATGTACTTATTCTGCACTTGTTCCAGGATCGCATCAGCTGTTGCCTGATCCTTCACAATGCCAATGACTTCACCGTCTACCTTAAGCTCCACACCTTTGGCATAAGCTGTCAGCATGTCGCCTAGTTTATCTAGCGTTTCGTCACTGTTCACTTCAGGTTTGTACGCTTTTACCGTTTCGGTTGTGATGCCATCCGTGTTCAGCACCATTTCTGCATCCGGATATTTATGTTGATATTCCTCAGTTTTGTCTGTAAAGAGTTGTTGTAGCTGTGCTTCATCTGTAATGGTACCAATCTCGCTACCTTTAACCATCACTTTATAGTAAGGTACCGTATTTGCAGTAACATATTGTTTGCCTGCGAATCCGATCGATGCCGCGATGAACACACCGCATGCTGCTGTAATGATCCATTTGCGCGAGGCCAGAACGCGCTTCTTATTCACACTGAAGGTGGACATGCTCATGTTGTTTTTGTCTTCGGCCGTCCGGTTTTCCCCGGATTGTTCGTGTACCCGGTCTTTGCCCGGTTGGCGTATGCCTCTGAAACCTTTCATGATTCTCTCCTTTTCAGCACTTCTCAGTTCGCATTTCTGTCAAGACATCACCCATCGTGTCTATCCCATGCTAGTTGAATAATATATTTGGGTGTCCGCAAAATCAGGACTTTAGCTGCGCTCTTAAAAGTGTCAAAATTTTAACCTTTTATCACACCCGTATACTTTAACACAGGTTTTACACTCATTTCAACTTTACGTGTCACACCGCAAAACCACGCCCCGCTTGGTTTCCCTGAATTATCCATAAGATAGCACGACTGGTCCATCACCCATTATGCCTCAACATCGGCTGTACTATGTACTTTTATTCGCAATTTAAGACTAGGTTCTAAGACCCACTGAAATATGCTTTCTTTTTCATAAAAATACAAATAAAATCCCCCATCAGATCAGCTCTGATAGAGGATTACGTAAACGAAATCAGGAACCATTAGATCATCTCCAATAGTCTAATAGCTTGCTTTGCCTATCTTATTCTGTCTGCAGTACTTCCATCAGGTTGTCGTACTCTTCACTGGTCAGGTACTTCGAGATCACCTGTTCAATCTCGCGCAGTTCCTGTTCTGTTAGGCCGCCTTCCATGGCGCCTGAGATCTGCTGCATTTCTTTCTGCGGTAGCTTGTTCATAAGTAAGCTGAAGATCCGTTCTTTCTCCTCTACAGGCAGCTTATCCTTCGCTCCTGTGATATCATCCGGCGATACGACAATGGCATCATTACCTGAAGGAGCACTACCGCTGGTCGCTCCGGTTCCGTTCCCCGAAGCTGAGCCACTCCCCTGTGCTGTTCCAGATTCATTACCTGTGCCGCTATCCGACCCATTGCCTGCATTCACGCCTGAGTTCGAACCTGCGGTCGAATCTGTACCTGAGCCTTCTCCTGCTCCCTCGCCTGAGCTGGCCCCCTGGGACCCACTGTTGCCTTTATCTACGCCAGATTCACCGCCTTCCGACCCGTTTCCCATAACTGAAACAGCATCTTCCGGAACCTGCTCTTCGTCCGCTCCTGTCGGCTGATCTGTTGTGCCATTTCCTGATTTGTTCCCCTCACTGGTTTTACCACCCAATGCACCCTGGAACATGGCGGTTAATCCCATGGGTTGACCTTCCCACTGAATATTGAAACTCGCGAGTAGCGATTTCGCATAGGACTGTACAATTAATCCGGTCGTGAGCAGTGTCAGTGAACTGACCAGCAACACGGTTAGCACGATTTTGACAAACCACACAAGCAACTTCATTCCGTTCTCTCCCTCCGATTATCCCACCCGTCTAGCATGCGCATGCTGGGGTCTGTGACTCTACTGTTAACCAGTATTGACGGAAATCTCGGGATTATATCCAAAAAACATACAAAAAAACCTCCAGTCATCGCTATAAAAGCAACAACTGGAGGTTTTACTGCCTGAGTCGGCAGAGTATCCTATTTTATAATTCAAGAAACAATCTATCTATTTCTTTGATTATTCGTAGATTGGCAGAACTTGATTCGTTTGCTCACGGTTACGACCAACGGAGAAGATGGCAATTGGAATGCCTGTCAGTTCGGAAACACGTTTTACATAATTCTGTGTGTTCACTGGCAGGTCTTCAAGTTTCTTAGCTCCAGTGATATCTTCGCTCCAGCCTGGCATCTCTTCGTATACTGCTTCACATTCTGCCAGCATTTTGAGGCTTGCCGGATAGTGTGTGATAACCTCGCCGCGGAATTTGTATCCTGTGCAGATTTTCACCGTTTCCAGACCTGTCATTACGTCCAGAGAGTTCAGGGACAGACCTGTGATTCCGCTGACACGACGTGCGTGGCGAACAACAACACTATCGAACCAACCCACACGACGTGGACGTCCAGTTACAGTACCGTACTCATGTCCAGTCTCACGGATTTGGTCGCCGATTGCATCGTGCAATTCCGTAGGGAATGGGCCATCTCCTACACGAGTTGTGTAGGCTTTTGCTACCCCAATGACTTGCTGGATACGAGCCGGGCCTACGCCAGAACCGATACATACGCCGCCTGCGGACGGATTGGATGATGTAACAAATGGATAAGTTCCTTGATCAAGGTCCAACATAACGCCTTGTGCGCCTTCGAACAATACTTTTTTGTCCTCATCAATATATTCGTTCAGAACAACGGATGTATCACGTACGTAAGGACGCAGAATTTCAGCATATCCGAGGTAATCTTGCAGAATCTCTTCCACATCAACAGGCTGGCCGCCGTAGACTTGCTCGATGACGCGGTTCTTTTCTTTGACCAGATGACGCAGTTTCAGTTCAAAATCTTCAGCATCCAGCAGGTCAACCATCCGAATACCAATACGAGCTGATTTGTCCATGTAACATGGGCCAATTCCTTTACCAGTCGTACCGATTTTGTTCGGCCCTTTGCTCTCTTCTTCGAGTGCATCCAATACCATGTGATATGGCAGGATGATATGTGCGCGCTCACTGATGGACAGGTTCTTCGTTGTGAAATCATTGTCATGAATATAGTTAATTTCTTCGATGAGTGCCTTCGGGTTGATAACCATTCCGTTACCAATAACACACGCTTTATCCGTGTAGAAAATCCCTGAAGGAATCATCGTCAGTTTATATTTTTTGTTATCAATTAGAATTGTATGACCCGCATTGTTACCACCTTGATAACGAGCCACCACATCAGCGCTCTCCGCCAAATAATCAGTGATCTTACCTTTACCTTCGTCTCCCCATTGCGTTCCCACTACAACTACCGTTGACATAGTTAACATTCCTCCGTGGGTGCCTTGCGCACCTTTGTATTGGTCTGTCCGTCCTCTATCCCGGCAGGCATGTTACGCAATAAACCGACTGAGAAGCGTGCTAACGGACAGTAAAAATCTCCTTCCGTTACATTCAAGGGAAGGTTTGCGCTGCTTTAACGCAGCAGTATTAGTGTACCAGTACCCTTTTTCAAAGTCAAATCAAATGGCGAACAATTAGATATAGTACAACTGTAATGTTCGGGATTTACCCACTATTTCGACACAAAAAACCGGAGACTACAGTCCAAGCTTGCTTGACTGCTATCACCGGTTCAAGGATTCCCATTTCCATACGAATCTATATCTGGTATTTATATCACATGTTTAAATCCAGTTACGCTAATGGTTGATCTTCGGGACAGACGATTTTTCTTCCTGATCGAAGCCGTCAGCACCTGTCCGTTACATCGCGAAGGCGTCATTGTGCGCCCTCTCGTAATTGACGAATTTATTAAAGTTTTTCAGGAAGACCAGTTCCACCGTACCTACCGGACCATTACGCTGTTTCGCGATAATGATCTCGATAATATTTTTCTTCTCGGTCTCCTGGTTGTAGTAGTCATCCCGGTACAGGAACGCTACGATGTCCGCATCTTGCTCGATCGAACCCGATTCCCGCAAGTCACTCATCATCGGACGTTTATCCTGACGTTGCTCTACACCCCGGCTCAGCTGGGACAAGGCAATAACCGGAACTTCCAGTTCCCGGCCAATCTGTTTCAGTGTACGTGAAATCTCGGATACCTCTTGTTGACGGTTCTCCCCTGCTTTACCCCGTCCACTAATCAGTTGAAGATAGTCGATCAGGATCATGCCAAGGCCTTTCTCTTTCTTCAGACGACGGCATTTGGCACGAATATCTGCTACGGTAATGCCTGGCGTATCATCTATAAAGATGTTGGCTTCTGACAATGCTGCAATACCCATCGTCAGCTTCTGCCAGTCTTCATCACCTTTAAAGTCACCCATACGCATAACGCTTGCATCCAGGTTGGCTTCCGCACAGATCATACGTTGCACCAGCTGGGCGGCTGACATCTCCAGACTGAAGATGGCTACCGTCTCCTGGGCACGAATAGCCACGTTCTGAGCGATATTCAGGGCGAACGCCGTCTTACCTACGGAAGGACGGGCCGCTACAATAATCAAGTCACTGCGCTGGAATCCGGCAGTCATTTTGTCCAGATCGATAAATCCGGACGGAATGCCCGTCGTTGTTCCCTTGTTCTGATGTAGGGTTTCTACACGATCAAATACTTCCATCAGTACGTCCTGAATGGCTATAAAACCACTACTAGAGCGACGGTTGGAAATCTCCAGAATGCGACGCTCAGCTTCTCCGAGCATGGCAACAACATCTTCGCCGCCTGTATATCCTTCGCTCACGATCTGTGTTGCCGTACGAATCAGGCGACGCAGCATCGATTTCTCTTC belongs to Paenibacillus sp. FSL H8-0079 and includes:
- a CDS encoding adenylosuccinate synthase, with product MSTVVVVGTQWGDEGKGKITDYLAESADVVARYQGGNNAGHTILIDNKKYKLTMIPSGIFYTDKACVIGNGMVINPKALIEEINYIHDNDFTTKNLSISERAHIILPYHMVLDALEEESKGPNKIGTTGKGIGPCYMDKSARIGIRMVDLLDAEDFELKLRHLVKEKNRVIEQVYGGQPVDVEEILQDYLGYAEILRPYVRDTSVVLNEYIDEDKKVLFEGAQGVMLDLDQGTYPFVTSSNPSAGGVCIGSGVGPARIQQVIGVAKAYTTRVGDGPFPTELHDAIGDQIRETGHEYGTVTGRPRRVGWFDSVVVRHARRVSGITGLSLNSLDVMTGLETVKICTGYKFRGEVITHYPASLKMLAECEAVYEEMPGWSEDITGAKKLEDLPVNTQNYVKRVSELTGIPIAIFSVGRNREQTNQVLPIYE
- a CDS encoding peptidoglycan DD-metalloendopeptidase family protein — translated: MKGFRGIRQPGKDRVHEQSGENRTAEDKNNMSMSTFSVNKKRVLASRKWIITAACGVFIAASIGFAGKQYVTANTVPYYKVMVKGSEIGTITDEAQLQQLFTDKTEEYQHKYPDAEMVLNTDGITTETVKAYKPEVNSDETLDKLGDMLTAYAKGVELKVDGEVIGIVKDQATADAILEQVQNKYISASAVRSSLKTKSVSANSSKKDEGPSTTLKSVGIKEEVATDVVKADPNKIWDVSEAVKALTVGKDAPVTYVVREGDTISSIASKYEITQSEIRQHNPGIKETSLQIGDELTLTVPKPAVTVKSVEQVVEQIEIKPQVEVRKSPDLKAGTTKVVRPGQSGLKNMQYRITKENGEVVQEEWLGQEVIKVAVTEVVLSGTKVVGEGSGEFAWPVSNATMSSSFGQRWGRQHKGVDLVGNRDVKSSDEGVVTFAGQKSGYGNVIIINHRNGYETLYGHLDSIGVKVGQVVEKGESIGVMGNTGRSTGTHLHFEILKNGTAENPMTYLN
- the dnaB gene encoding replicative DNA helicase, which translates into the protein MGGEMLFDRIPPQNLEAEQAVLGAILLQGEALITAMERVQTEDFYDKPHQLIFEAMIQLGEGNQPIDLVTLTSLLKDKGELEDIGGVSYLAKLAHGVPTAANVDYYAQIIEEKSMLRRLIRTATQIVSEGYTGGEDVVAMLGEAERRILEISNRRSSSGFIAIQDVLMEVFDRVETLHQNKGTTTGIPSGFIDLDKMTAGFQRSDLIIVAARPSVGKTAFALNIAQNVAIRAQETVAIFSLEMSAAQLVQRMICAEANLDASVMRMGDFKGDEDWQKLTMGIAALSEANIFIDDTPGITVADIRAKCRRLKKEKGLGMILIDYLQLISGRGKAGENRQQEVSEISRTLKQIGRELEVPVIALSQLSRGVEQRQDKRPMMSDLRESGSIEQDADIVAFLYRDDYYNQETEKKNIIEIIIAKQRNGPVGTVELVFLKNFNKFVNYERAHNDAFAM
- the yycF gene encoding response regulator YycF; translation: MQGKILVVDDEQPIADILKFNLEKEGYEVICAFDGIRAVELALSEKPDLMLLDLMLPGKDGMDVCREVRAHLEMPIIMLTAKDGEIDKVLGLELGADDYVTKPFSTRELLARVKAQMRRRQKLAITAEAHEDEEKQVMRLFDLAFDMDMYTAYKGGEPLDLTHREYELLYYMAKHSGKVMTREHLLQAVWGYEYFGDVRTVDVTIRRLREKIEENPSKPETILTRRGLGYLVRSAKSVGI